The following proteins are encoded in a genomic region of Hypanus sabinus isolate sHypSab1 chromosome 19, sHypSab1.hap1, whole genome shotgun sequence:
- the LOC132378161 gene encoding small ribosomal subunit protein eS21-like: MQNDAGEFVDLYVPCKCSACNKIIGAEDHASIQINLAEVNKVTGRFNGQHKTCAICGAIHRMGESGDCLLRLAKYNGIVAKAV, translated from the coding sequence ATGCAGAACGACGCAGGAGAATTTGTTGATCTTTATGTCCCATGCAAATGCTCTGCTTGCAACAAAATTATTGGTGCTGAGGACCATGCCTCTATTCAAATCAACCTTGCTGAGGTCAATAAAGTAACTGGGAGATTCAATGGGCAGCACAAAACCTGTGCCATCTGTGGAGCTATTCATAGGATGGGTGAATCAGGTGATTGTCTCCTAAGGCTAGCAAAGTACAATGGGATTGTGGCCAAGGCTGTCTAA